A region from the Lolium perenne isolate Kyuss_39 chromosome 4, Kyuss_2.0, whole genome shotgun sequence genome encodes:
- the LOC127297386 gene encoding putrescine hydroxycinnamoyltransferase 1, translated as MKVEMVESTLVAPSEETPRQALWLSNFDVTAAMTHTALVYYYPAPTTGGEGFFSSDRLMAALAKALVLFYPLAGQLGRDEDGRLQIDCHGEGALYVVARADCTGEDLFSNYVPSPKVRRVFVPVAPSGDPPCRMAMFQVTLLKCGGVVLGTAIHHALMDGIGAFHFIQTWSGLARGLAVAEACPSPPSHDRALLRGRSPPHADFHHSAYSSAYLSGLPRPCITLRYSISPKLLADLKSQCAPGVSTYGAVTAHLWRCMCIARGLASGSDTHLRVTVNVRHRLCPPVPRYFSGNAILRDLVTVKVADVLSKPLGYMTDAIKKSLEDVDDAYVRSMIDYLGLESDKGSLQAAPWQLLPESDLWVTAWLGLPVYDADFGWGAPRLVAPAQMFGTGMAYVMQHADRDKGFVVFLALEPQYVPCFEDVFYNN; from the coding sequence ATGAAGGTGGAGATGGTGGAGTCGACGCTGGTGGCGCCCAGCGAGGAGACGCCGCGCCAGGCGCTGTGGCTCTCTAACTTCGACGTCACCGCCGCAATGACGCACACGGCGCTGGTCTACTACTACCCGGCCCCGACGACTGGCGGCGAGGGCTTCTTCTCTTCGGACAGGCTCATGGCGGCCCTGGCCAAGGCGCTGGTGCTGTTCTACCCGCTCGCTGGGCAGCTCGGCAGGGACGAGGATGGGCGGCTGCAGATCGACTGCCATGGCGAAGGAGCGCTATACGTCGTCGCAAGGGCAGACTGCACCGGGGAGGACCTCTTCAGCAACTACGTGCCCTCGCCAAAAGTCAGGCGCGTGTTCGTCCCGGTGGCGCCGTCCGGCGACCCGCCCTGCCGCATGGCCATGTTTCAGGTGACGCTCCTCAAGTGCGGCGGAGTGGTGCTGGGCACAGCGATCCACCACGCGCTCATGGACGGCATCGGCGCGTTCCACTTCATCCAGACGTGGTCCGGCTTGGCGCGTggcctcgccgtcgccgaggCATGCCCTTCGCCGCCCTCCCACGACCGCGCGCTCCTCCGAGGGCGTTCGCCGCCGCACGCTGACTTCCACCACTCGGCCTACTCCTCGGCGTACCTCAGCGGCCTCCCGCGCCCCTGCATTACCCTTCGCTACTCCATCTCCCCGAAGCTGCTCGCGGACCTCAAGTCCCAGTGCGCGCCTGGCGTGTCTACCTACGGCGCCGTCACCGCGCACCTCTGGCGTTGCATGTGCATCGCGCGCGGGCTCGCGTCCGGCTCCGACACGCACCTCCGCGTCACGGTCAACGTCCGCCACCGCCTATGCCCGCCGGTCCCGCGCTACTTCTCCGGAAACGCCATCCTGCGTGACCTCGTCACCGTCAAGGTGGCCGACGTTCTGTCGAAGCCATTGGGATACATGACCGACGCAATCAAGAAGTCGCTGGAGGACGTCGACGACGCGTATGTGCGCTCCATGATCGACTACCTGGGGCTGGAGTCCGACAAGGGGAGCTTGCAAGCCGCGCCATGGCAGCTCCTACCGGAGTCCGACCTGTGGGTGACGGCCTGGCTGGGGCTGCCCGTGTACGACGCCGACTTCGGCTGGGGCGCGCCACGGTTGGTTGCTCCCGCACAGATGTTCGGCACTGGCATGGCGTACGTGATGCAACACGCCGACAGGGACAAGGGCTTCGTCGTGTTCCTCGCGCTGGAGCCCCAGTATGTGCCGTGTTTTGAGGACGTCTTCTACAACAACTAA